TCTTGAGTTCACAGAAATGACGACCGCGCTCTTTTTCATTCGTAAGAGCTGTTCCGGCAAAGAGGAAGTGGGATGATGGTGGTCGCCCAACGCACCAAGGGTGTTGACAGCGCGCGTCGCGTACTTGAAATCTTGTTGCAGTTCACCGACAGCAAGCCGGAATTGACGATAGACCGGCTTCTCGAAGCGCACGATATCTCGCTACCCAGCGCATACAGATATATTTCTCTCTTACGAGAGATGCATCTGATCGAAGAGCACAACAAGGGGACGTTCGTGTTGTCCCCCCGGGTTCTGCAACTCGCTCGTGCGGCGGAAGCCACACTCGACTACAAAGTGGAAGCGCAGCCCATACTCAAACGATTGACGGATCAAACCGGCGAGACCTCGCTGTATCTTCGACGGATCGACGATGCCGCCGTGTGCATCGCCATCGAGGAGACGGACCACGCTATTAGCATCTCCTTCAACCCCGGGCACATGATGCCGCTTCATGCAGGCGCAGCGGCCAAGACGCTATTGTCTGATCTGAGCCCGGCCAAGCGCGAGCTGTATTTCAGCCGACTCAAGCCTTCGCTTGCGAAAAAGGTTCAATCGCAGCTGGTCATAGAGCTCGAGCAGATCCGGCTCAGCGGATACGCCGAAAGCCGGGGGGAGGTCGACGACGGCGTATGGGCGTGCGCGTCCTCCGTGTACGTGCGTAAGACGCAGATCGGTGCTATTTCGGTCGTCGCGCCTGCATACCGCGTCGGAATCGAGAAGCGCGAAGCCATCGGCCACGCCGTACGGGAGGCAGCCGCAAAGCTGGAGAGCGTATTGGTGGCTCTGGGCTAACGACTGTATGTACCCACCAGGCGGGCCTGTTCGATGATGGCGTCGGCATACCGACTGAGGAAAGTTTCGCGATCAGGCTCACCCGAAACGCTTCGACTGAGCGCGTACACCCAGAAGTAGTAGTGATGTTGTCCATGCCCCTCCGGCGGCTGTGGACCGAACCACTCGGAGCCGCCCGTCCCGTTCGGTGCGGTGCGCACTCCATCGACGGTGAGATCGACAACGGATGAGCCTTTCGGAAGTCCGTACACCACCCAATGTGTAAAACCATGCGCCAATGGCGCGTCGGGGTCGTGACAGATGACCGCCAATTCGACTGTGCCTTCCGGTGCGCCGGAGATCGTGAGGGTGGGAGCGATGTTTTTCCCATCGGCTGCGTGTTCGTCGGGGATCCGCCGCAGTGGTGCGATCGTCGGGCTCGCGATCGCGAGTTTGTCGATGAAGAGTGCCATGGTGGTATTCCTTTCGTCAGGTCATCAGTCAGCGAGATGGCCAGGTCGTGTCGAGGATACGCGTGAGTTCCGCTGTGACCGCATCCGGCTGTTCTTCTGGGACATAGTGATCTGCGTCGTCGATGACGACCCACCGGGCTTGTGGGCGCGCGTCTTGCGCAGTCTGCCAGGCGGCCTCGCTGACAATCGCGCTGTCCACGCCGCGCAGGCAGGTCATCGGAACCGATACGTCGCGAAACTCCTGATCCCACGGTGTGCGCAGACCGGCAACGAGTTGCCGCATCGCGAAGGCGGGGGCCAACGGCACCCAATTGCTATCCTCCATCTGCCGGTAGCCCCATTTCGCCCGACGACTGACTGCCGCCGGTGGCATTCGAGGGTAGCGACCGTGAAGGTACTCCTCGATCGCGGCGATGTCGGTGAAACGTCGGTCGCCACCTGCGACTCGCGCATCCAATGCATCGAGCACAGTCGATTCCACGTATGGAGTGTAGTCGACGGCCATAACCGCCGAAACGCGCTGTGGATGCCTCGAGGCAGCGATCCATGCATTGCGGGCCCCCAGCGAATGACCGGCAACGATCGCGCGCTGGATCCCCAGCGCGTCCAGCACCGTGATCACGTCGGCGGCGAATGATGCGCCGTCGTATCCGACCTCGGGCTTGTCGCTTCGGCCGTGGCCGCGCTGATCGATCGAGATGACTGTGGCGCGAGACGCGAGCGCGTCGGCGATCGGCTCCCACACCGCGTGGTTGGCGGAGGTACCGTGCAAGAGAAGCACGGCCGGCCCTGCGCCGACCGTGCGGAATGCAAGATTGACCTCGGCGCCGCGTGTGCGGCGGAGGCCGCTCTCGTCCGCTGTGACGCCGATCATCAAACTGGAGTGGTTGTGGCGAGCGCCTTGCGAACAGCCACCAGTCCTCCGCCGATCGCTGCGCGGGTGGCGTCGACGTCGCCGGGGCCGTACTGGTACAGTCCTCCTCCAGACTTGAAGCCGAGCTTGTCCTCAGCGATCAGGTCGGTGATCACTTGGGGGGTGTCCGTGCTCGCGTCAAGTTCTTTGTTGAGGTAACTCGAGACGCTCTTGTAAATGTCGAGCCCCGCCATGTCGAGTAGTCGCATTGGGCCGACAACAGACAACTTGTAGCCGATGCCCCATTTGACGCAGGTGTCGAGCGCGTCCTGAGTGACGATGCCTGCCTGCAGCAGAGAGAGGCACTCGCGCATGATTGCATAGAGCACCCGGTTCTCAACGAAACCGGCGATCTCGTTCTCCAGCACCGGGTGGTAGCCGAACGCCTTCACGATCTCGAGCACACGCGTGGCCGTGCCCTGTTCGGTCTTCACGCCGGGGATGACCTCGATCATCGGAATCAGATGCGGTGGGTTCGACCAGTGCATCCCGATGAAACGGGCAGGATGCTTCAAGGACTCTGCCATTGTGGAGATCGGGATACCAGAGGTATTGGTGGCGATGATAACGTCGGGGGCAACGAGGTCCTCGATCTGTGCGTGAACGGTTTTTTTCAGTTCTGGTATTTCCGGCACCGCTTCTATGACGAACTCGGTACCGTCAAGCGCCTGCGTGATATCAGTGTGGAATGCCACAGAACCCCCGGCGGTACGGTCGCCGCCGATGCTTTCGAGCACAGTGGTGGCCACTGCGCATGCCTTTTCCGCACGCTCGAGCGCATCGGCGCTGATGTCGTAGACGCGCACCTGCACGCCGGCGTAGCTGAGTGTGGCCGCGATGCCGGGTCCCATCGTTCCCGATCCGACAACAGTGGCGGTTGTGGGAAGACTCATGATGTTGCTCTCTTTCTGTCGTGGGTACGAAACTCTTCTGGGTAAGAACCGTGGTGGGTAAGTCGAATCGTCAGACGGTCAGACCGATGCGATACCGAAACCTTGCATGGCTTCGACACGGTCCAGTTTGCGGTTGAAGTACATCCAGTAGTTGCGCTGTGCTTTCGGGGGGTAGATTCGCCTGAACTTTTCGATGCTTTCATCGTGGTCTGGAAGATCGAAGCTCGCGGCGCTGGCGATGAGGTCGAGTTGGAACTTCGCTGCCTTCTCGAGGAAGATCCCGGCCAGCGTGGCGCTGATCACGTCGCCCCCGACGAACGCAATGCCGTGGTGTGCAAGCAGGATCGCTTCGGCTGAGCCGAGCTGCTGCGCAACCGAGACGCCGAGGTCGACCGTCGTGATGATATGGCTGGTTTCGGTGAATCGCGGCACGCCGTCTTTCGCGAACCACACGCCGTGGTTGTTGTAAGGCCCGAGCGTGAGGTCGGTAGCGCCAAACACGGTGGAGTAGTGCGCGTGCGAGTGCCCGACTACGTTCACATCCGCACGCGCCCGCATGATTTCGGCGTGCAACGGCCACTCGATGTGGCGCAGCCCTTGGCCCTCCAGTACATTTCCGTCGAAGTCGATGAGGATGAAGTCGTCGCCGCCGACCTCCGATAGAGCGAGATTGCCACGCTTGAGCCAGAGCCCGCGACCGAACGGGTCACGGTAGGAAAGGTGGCCCATCGACATGTCGCCGTGGCCTTCCAGTTCAAGGATGCGATGTGCCCGAGCGACCTCGTACAGCGCGTTTCCGATCGACTCGTCCTGATGGTACTGACCTGGGGTGTAACTCATATCTACCTCTCCGTTGAACTAGGGATGGCGCCGGACTAACCGTGGCGCTGAGACAATCGACGCTGGCTCTTTGTTACTGTCGTGCGAGTGCCTCTTGCCGGGTGAGTCCGCCGACTCGGTGATGAATACGACCGCGCGAGGCGACTGCCACGCAAATCAGCAGTTCGTTCGGTCGCGGCGCATCCGGAACGGAAACGGTGAGTGCGTCGTAGTGAGAACGCACGTAAAGCTCGTCCTTGAAGGCGAGCGGGATGTCGATGCTGGTGCCGGCCGCCGCTGTCTTAGTGGCTGACGAGATCCACGCTGCTCCTCCACCGACCGCTTCGCGAAAAGCATTTCCGAACACCGTCGTCACACAGGCAACAACGTGGTCCTGCTC
The Rathayibacter sp. SW19 DNA segment above includes these coding regions:
- a CDS encoding 3-hydroxyacyl-CoA dehydrogenase NAD-binding domain-containing protein — translated: MSLPTTATVVGSGTMGPGIAATLSYAGVQVRVYDISADALERAEKACAVATTVLESIGGDRTAGGSVAFHTDITQALDGTEFVIEAVPEIPELKKTVHAQIEDLVAPDVIIATNTSGIPISTMAESLKHPARFIGMHWSNPPHLIPMIEVIPGVKTEQGTATRVLEIVKAFGYHPVLENEIAGFVENRVLYAIMRECLSLLQAGIVTQDALDTCVKWGIGYKLSVVGPMRLLDMAGLDIYKSVSSYLNKELDASTDTPQVITDLIAEDKLGFKSGGGLYQYGPGDVDATRAAIGGGLVAVRKALATTTPV
- a CDS encoding class II aldolase/adducin family protein — its product is MSYTPGQYHQDESIGNALYEVARAHRILELEGHGDMSMGHLSYRDPFGRGLWLKRGNLALSEVGGDDFILIDFDGNVLEGQGLRHIEWPLHAEIMRARADVNVVGHSHAHYSTVFGATDLTLGPYNNHGVWFAKDGVPRFTETSHIITTVDLGVSVAQQLGSAEAILLAHHGIAFVGGDVISATLAGIFLEKAAKFQLDLIASAASFDLPDHDESIEKFRRIYPPKAQRNYWMYFNRKLDRVEAMQGFGIASV
- a CDS encoding alpha/beta fold hydrolase, producing MIGVTADESGLRRTRGAEVNLAFRTVGAGPAVLLLHGTSANHAVWEPIADALASRATVISIDQRGHGRSDKPEVGYDGASFAADVITVLDALGIQRAIVAGHSLGARNAWIAASRHPQRVSAVMAVDYTPYVESTVLDALDARVAGGDRRFTDIAAIEEYLHGRYPRMPPAAVSRRAKWGYRQMEDSNWVPLAPAFAMRQLVAGLRTPWDQEFRDVSVPMTCLRGVDSAIVSEAAWQTAQDARPQARWVVIDDADHYVPEEQPDAVTAELTRILDTTWPSR
- a CDS encoding amino acid synthesis family protein; its protein translation is MSEAEVDPYYHVREWFGFVQEINHEGGPTHAEPLLKASAGVIIENPFAGRWVEDLSPLTAPSATLGAALGSRAAALLGGRPVESYGKGGIAGTAGEQDHVVACVTTVFGNAFREAVGGGAAWISSATKTAAAGTSIDIPLAFKDELYVRSHYDALTVSVPDAPRPNELLICVAVASRGRIHHRVGGLTRQEALARQ
- a CDS encoding YbhB/YbcL family Raf kinase inhibitor-like protein, with the translated sequence MALFIDKLAIASPTIAPLRRIPDEHAADGKNIAPTLTISGAPEGTVELAVICHDPDAPLAHGFTHWVVYGLPKGSSVVDLTVDGVRTAPNGTGGSEWFGPQPPEGHGQHHYYFWVYALSRSVSGEPDRETFLSRYADAIIEQARLVGTYSR
- a CDS encoding IclR family transcriptional regulator, with product MMVVAQRTKGVDSARRVLEILLQFTDSKPELTIDRLLEAHDISLPSAYRYISLLREMHLIEEHNKGTFVLSPRVLQLARAAEATLDYKVEAQPILKRLTDQTGETSLYLRRIDDAAVCIAIEETDHAISISFNPGHMMPLHAGAAAKTLLSDLSPAKRELYFSRLKPSLAKKVQSQLVIELEQIRLSGYAESRGEVDDGVWACASSVYVRKTQIGAISVVAPAYRVGIEKREAIGHAVREAAAKLESVLVALG